From the genome of Bacteroidota bacterium:
TTTGCCGCAGCTGTGAAAGCTTGCGAAACCGTGGATGCCTGCACCAAGGCAGTCGTTGAGGCTGCCACTGCAAATGGCTATCATGTCTTGGTTACGGCCGACCATGGCAACGTCGATTGCATGATGAACCCCGATGGAAGTCCGCATACTGCCCATACAACGGCCTTGGTTCCATTGATATTGCATGCACCAAAGGGTTTTGACAAAGTATACAAGTTGAAGGACGGCAAACTAGGCGACTTGGCTCCGACCATTTTGCATCTGATGGGCCTGCCGATTCCTGCCGAAATGACCGGTGAAATCCTTGTGATCGAATGAAGCAAGTCTTTGGGATTTTGCTGTTTCTGACGCTGACAGCGGTCGTCTGCAAGGCCCAAGACGGTGCGTTTTACAAAGCGCTGTTTTGGAAGCAATTGTCGGCTACCTGCCGACCGGGACTGCGTTGGGAAAAATCCGTCACGGAGTTTGATGATGCTGGAAGTCCCAAGACGGAAACCAAGGTTTTTGAACTCGATTGTTTGCATGGCGTTGCCACTGCTGGAGAAACAAAAATTGGCTTGAATCCCGAGGAATTCGGGCATCTGTTTGAATACATGTTTGACAATCCTTACCATTCGGAAAATTTGAATGTGGATCGAAAGGGCCAATCTGTCCACGCAATTGCCCATACCAAAGAGGACGCCAAGCTTCGCTTGCAGAGCTTTGAGCTCGATGCAGGCACTGGTGTTTTGCGTAAAGCGGAGGCGCATATCGTCAAGGAAAGCCCATTGTATGACTTGGATGTGAGGATCATTGTACATTTTGACGAACAAGGCCATTACATGGACCATCTCATCGAAACCATCACCGATGTTTTGATGGGGGGCGCACTCCATACGAGGATCCAAGCTCGAATGCTATGATGGAATGGCTCGCAGTCTTCCTAGGTGGTGGAATGGGTTCCCTTGCACGACTTGGGATGGGCAAATGGCTGGGAACGACTGCCGCAGGTTTTCCATTGGCGACTTTTCTCACCAACATCGTTGCCTGCCTGATTTTGGGATTCGTCGCCGGATTTGTTTCGAATAAGTTTCAGATTCACCCCGTGCTTCGCATCGGCATCACGGCGGGATTTTGCGGCGGATTCAGCACCTTTTCGACGTTCAGTCTGGAGTCTGTCGGACTCTGGGAAAGCGGAAAACTTGCTTTGATGGCCGTTTATGTGGTTGCATCGGTTGCTGTCTGCTTTCTGGGAATCGGAATCGGGCAATGGCTGGGAAGGCAGTTTGCCTAGAGCAAGCCTGCAATTCCCATGAAAGACAGCCTTAATCGAGGCTGGGTTTCCTTCAAAGTATTCTCTCAAGGCAAAAAGGCAAATTCACCGGGGATGATGCCGGATGGAAAGCTGGCAAGCGGCGTCGAAGATCCGGTTGTATAGCGATACACCACGCCACGTCGCTGATAATCAAGGGCGTCACCTGCGTAGATCAAGTCCGTAAGCGGATCCACCGCCAAGCCGTACCACGTATGACTACCCTGCGGAATCCAAGCTTGCGTCGGTAAGCTCCCGTCCGTGATTGCCATCTGAAAGATGCCTCCGTTCAGGAAAAAGAGTTGATTCCCCGCAATGTTGATGCAGAGTTTGCTCGGTGCTTGGGTTGCTGACGAAAATGGGAAAACGGCTTCCAGATTCAGCGAGTCGGGATTCAACCGGACCAACTGCGGGACGGCCTGTCCCAAGGCATTGCCGCAAAGCACCCAAAGTTTGCCGTTTTGGTCCTGAACGAGGCTGTTGGGCTCCCGTCCAACATAGACGCTGTCGGTCAAAGTGAGCGTGCTCGGATCGATCACCAGCAATTTGTCCGTTCCGGTTTGCGTGACAAACACGCGGTTGCCGACCATTAACATTTCTTCCGTCCAACCGCCTGTCGCGATCGTGCCTTCTACATTGCATCCCACAAGATTGACCACCGAAATCGACTTGGAATAAAGATCGCTCACCAGGGCCTTGTTGTTGCCAATCGGCAACAAATACCTTGGCGATTGCAGTCCTGTGATGGTGCAACTGCTTTTCAGGCTGGGCAAATCCACGACTTCGATCTTCCCCGAATTGTTGACGACGATGTAAGCACGGTTGCCGACGATGGTAACACTCTGCGCGACATCGCCCAACGGCCGCGCATTCTCCAGTTCAAAAATATCCTCCCGAAGCGAATCGTCCGTCAGTCGGATGAAACCCAGGCTTGCATTCCCACCTTGGAAATTCCCTTCGTTGACCACCAAAACACCATCTGCATAGTCAAAAGGAACCTCGGGCTCAGGCTTGTCCTTGCAACCAAGGAATGTGGTAGTTGCCAAGAGAAACAGCAGGGCCCACCTCGCTATTTCCAAAGACTGGAACACGCGGGGATTAGCTTCGCTGATTGCTGCGCCGATCTTACGAGTCTCCATTTTCCATTTTCCATTCTCCATTTTCAATTCCCCCCCGTTGCTTCCAAAGATCGACATCCAGTCGCAAAAAGTAGGATCTTCCGGGCATCGGCCGCCATGCCACGGTCTGAAACTGGGCATTCCACAGGTTGCGGACACCTGCTTGCAGATGGAAATGCTTGAACAGATGCGGGTTCATCTGGACTTTTTCTTTGGTTGGCGAACGATATTCCTGTAATTCCACGGCTTTCCCGAGGCGGCAACCCACACTCACGTCTGCAGTGCTGAATCCCGGGATGAAATCGCTGTTGTCGGCCGTGGTGTACCGGCGGCTATTCCAATCCTGGAAATATTGCAGGCTCCAGCGTGCCCATTGCAAGCCGAGGCGAAACGTCGCATTGTGCCTTGGCGTGTAAATCAATAAATCTCCGTCTTGGTTCCGGCTGTCGTTGAAGTTGTAATTCACCGAAATGTCGTGGTACATCCACGGGTAAATGTTTTGGAAAGGACCTTTCCAATGGAAATTGGCCTCGATTCCGCGCGCCTGCACATGCTGCACATTCTCCGGTGACCAGATATTTCCATTGCCCGGAAGCCAAAGAATCCAATCGTCGACCTCATTCCAATAGCCGCCGAGTGAATATTCCAGAATGCCGTTTTCTGTCCATGGTAGCCAACGTAGGATCGAAAATTCTCCAGACAAACTTTGCTCCGGTCGCAGATCGGGATTGCCGCCCGGCACCCAATAGCGGTCATTGAGCGTGGGATAGCGGTAATTGCGGGAAATGCTGCCCGATAACCGCGTTTTGTTGCCAAAACTGCAGCCCAACAATCCCAGCAAGGGCGACAGGCGTTGATTGTAAAGCTCTTCCCGCAAGACCAGACCGATTTTGGAGGTCTTCTTTTTACCCAACGTCAATTCGCCATGGGCGAATGTTGACCAGAGATTTTGTTGCGCTGCCAATGTGAAGCCATCGCTACGCGCCTGATCATGTACAAATCGCAAACCTGCATTTTGAAACTTGAAGGCGGGTTCACCGCCGGAATGGCGTACATATTGACTTTCGGCAATGAACCGGTCAAAGGAGGATGGCGCCAAAATTCCGGCCGTAGGGTTGCGGTAAGTGAGCGATTCCCGAAAATAGGCAACATTCGTTTGAATGTAGGCCTGCGGAATGTACTTGCGCCAGCGCAGCATCGCACGAACCGCGCGGTCGCTTTGCGATTCCCGCGTATTGCCCGAAAGCATGGTCGGCGGCAATTCCCGTTCAGATGCAAAGGTCCAGACCTTGAGGTTGAAATCATTGCGTTTGACAAAGCCTTGAATTTCCTGCATTCCACCCAACTGCCGGATTGCAGCATTTTCGAGGCGCTGAACGGGTTCGCCAGCCTGCCCTGTATTCACAAAAGGGAAGTCGTTGCGGCCGGAGTTCCAGTACAGCTTGGTGCTGCTACTGAAGCGTTTGCCCGCGAATTGCAAGCCTAGATTCGAAGAAAGATTCCGAAAGGAGGAAACTTGCTGCGAATAGGAAATCAAAGCCGGCTTGAAGTACTGTACCTGCGGTGCTGACCCTAGCAGGATGGCCCCTCCGAGTCCGCCGGAGCCCTGCACCAAGGAATTGCCGCCGTAGCGTGCCTCGACATGGTTAAACAATCCACCACCGCTGAGCGCAAAATCCTGCTGCCCCAGCATCGGCGAATTCAGCGGCAAGCCTTCCCAATAGATTTGCGTATGACCCGCACCCGTTCCCCGCATCGTCGGACTCGAAAGTCCGCCAGGAGCGTAGCGTTTCAGGCTCAGCGAAGGCATTTCACGTAGGATATCGGCGACACTTCCCATTTTTCCATTTGCTTGGGTAAGCGAATCAGAAATCCAGTAGTGAGCGCCTGTCACTGAATTTTGCGGCCCCCAATGCGTGCGAATGATGACAGCCTCCAAGGGACTTGTCAGATAAGTGCTTTCAATGTCTGGGGTGTCTGATTCCTCCGTTGAAAAGACCGCATCCGGCTTGGAACGCATCGAATCCACCTGCGCATTCGAAGGAAGTGACCCCAAAAGGCAGCAAATCAATCCGAGAATTCGTAGCCAGCTACTCATTTTCGCTGTACCACGATTTTTCGTTTTTCGGCAAACCCATCCACCCGGATTTCCAGCACATAGACGCCTGCAGCAAGATTTTCAGTGGGCATTTCGATGATGACGGACTCGTCCAGGTTCCATTGCTCGGATTGCCAGACCAAGTTGCCGCCGACATCGTGCGTCAAAATTTCAAGTTTGCTCCGAATGCCTTGCACGGCAATGAAAACGATATCGCCAGAAGAAACCAAATTTGGAAACACCGTCAGCGAATCGAATTCAGTAATGTCCCAAGCAACACTCACCAAGGTGCTTCCCATTTCATAGCCATCGCCATTCCCGCCCCGATAAGGCGCCTGGGAGAAAACGGCTTGGGAGGAGGCAAGGAAGAATCAGAAAACCAAAAGCGAATTTCAACAGGCCCGAAAAAAGGCAGCGACCGAAACCCAGCACTTGGTGTCTTGGTGCCTTGGTGGCCAACGCAAGCGCTCGACCTGTTTCCTCAGACTGTTTCCTTGCACTCATCTCGCTCCTCTCCCTCCTGCAGTATTTCTCCGGACATCCGATGCCCAATCAATGTAAAACCGATCCGAAACCGCCAAATCACGAAATCCGGGGATAATCCCGCTGTTCCAAGCCCCGCCTTTGAATCCAACCCCCTCCGGGCCAGGCCAATCGTTGACATTGGCTTCGCCAGTGGGGCTGATGGTTCCGTCGCCCAGCCCGCCTTGGAAATTGAGTCCGGTTGTGCGCGCACTCACGCAAAGCTCCCAGAGGTTGCCGCTCAATTCCATGTGGCCATAAAATCCTGCGCCAGCCTGCAGGCGGTCGCTCGCGGAGTTTGCTCCAAAGCCGCAACGTAGCGGGCCTTGCGGGCCGTTGTAACCGTGGCTGCCCAGGCCCGCATTGAAGGTTGCTGAATCAGATACCCCTTCGGCAGGCGAACCATCATTTAAAACAGCGTTGGCATCGACAATTTCGGGAGTACCCCAAGCAAATTCGCCGGATTCAGGTGCGAGATTGCCCCGGCAAGCCTTTTCATATTCCAATTCGGTGATGGGCCGCAGGGCCGCCCAATCGAGGTAGGCTGCCAAGTCTGGCCAACTGAGCCAGTTACAGGCCCGGTTTTGACCGTCTTGATCACCATTGTTGGCGCCCCCGTCGAGGTTGCATGCGTACCGCGCCGTGGATTCACCCGGGTGCCCGTGCGCTGCGAGTACGACCGCGCTGCGGTTCGCATTCACGCCTGCGAGCGCGAGCGTGCCTGTGGCCCCTTCCGGATCCGAAGCCGTCCTCGCCTTCTGTTGTTCAAACGTGAGTGTATTCAGAAAGTCAACGTATTGCGCCTGACTCAATTCATATTTCATCAGGTAAAAACCCGCAAATCCCTTGGGATAGGCAGACGGAATCGTAGCGGCAGGTGCTTTTCCGCCATCTGCGCCCAGTGCATCGGAAGGAATGGCATTCTCGGAGGTCAAAAAATAAGGTTGACCATTTGCGGAGTCATGGAGGGCAAAGTTGCTGCTCCCGTCGCCGACCCAAAACGGGCTTTCAGGAACAAAAGCCATTTCGATACCGAAGACTTGTATTTCATAAATTCCGGGGCTGAGTTTCTCTTCGAAAGCCAGGTTCAAGGAGACAGAAGTTAGATTGCCTGCGCCATTGCCGACATTCCGGACCATGATGCCTTCGCCATTTTGGGCTGTTTCCAAGGAAAGTAAGCCTGGATTGCCGCAGAAATGTGCGGCAGGGGTGGTGGAGAAGCGCAGATGCTGCCATTCGCCGAGGGCGGGTTTGATTTTGGCAAAAAGCCAGACCGCATCGTGGTTGCCCGTTCCGTTGGGGAGGTTCCACCCATTGTCCCAGGAAATGGTGGTTTGCAGCGAGGTACGGTCGCACGAGACTGTTCCAAATCGCAAGTTATTGGAAAAGACCGCGTTGTTGACGAGGACGAATCCCAGGCAAAACAATACTCTCCAAATTTGACCCCAAATTTTCATCAGCCTATTTTGGAGTCTTGATCACCTTGAGCGTCAATGCTTCAGCGCGCGTTCTCAGGGTGAGAATATATGCTCCCGCGGCAAGGTGAGGAAGTTCAATCTTCAAGAATTCGTTTCCTGCGACCTTGGTGGTGTAAATGAGTTTTCCAGCGAGATCGTGGATCGTCACCTGTTGTGCAGGACTTTTCACGTGGCGTAAATCGACGATCAATTCGTCAGCGAAAGGCTGCGGATAAGCCTTGATAAAATTGGCGTTGTTGCGAGGTTGGTTTCCGACGGTCATGTTGTAATCTACTGCCAAGGCAACGGGAGAAACGCCGGTTTCGACAGAATCCAGCCTTGTTCCGTTGTAGTCAAATTGAATCAGCCAGCCATATGTCTCCAAATCGGAACGCGAAAGGTAAAAGCGGTTGTTGACGGAGTCCAGGACCATGGCGGTCCAAGTGCCCGGCACCACCACCGGATCTGTCAATTGCCCTGATGCCAAATCAAATCCGCCGACATTGCCTCCGAAATTGGCGTAAAGCTTACCGTTGTCAATGCCGGCACCTTGGGAAAGCGGCATGTTGACTTTGTGGTGCGTAAATGTGCCATTGGCGATGTCGTATTGAGAGATCCATCCCCATAGCGGATTGTTGAATTTCACAATGTTGGTGGAGACAACCTTTCCTTCGTGAACGTAAAGCCTGTCGATGAATTTCCCCATGGTGTCCATGTCCATGACGCGGTGCAGGGCTGCGCCACGCATGTCTACCACCGCCAGATTTCCTGTAGTATTCACAAAAGACACCGGATTGGCAACATAGCCGGTGTCACCGACGACGACCACGCCATTGCAATTGCCACCAATCGTCGGCACCCCAAAGCACGGCCCCAAATTGGCAGCGTACCGCACTTCGAAATGATCGCCAATTGCGCCGACGCCCTTGGAAACAAGGACTTTGTCTTCCCAAACGGCAACACGGCGCACCCCTTTGATCACGGCAGACGCCTCACGCTGATAAGTATCGAGGTTGTACCGGATGAGCATGCTGTCTGCACAGACATACGCATCCCTTCCCCAGATAAAGACGCTTTGCACAGATCCTGCTTCAATAGAATCGAAAACGGAATAGTTCCCCGTGCCCAGATTCCAAGCCGCCATATGCACAAGGTTGGAGTCCCCGCCAATGCCGCCATTTGCCACAATCACCTGTGACGGCGCTTGTGCAAGCACCACATGGGCACTCCCAATCAGCAGACTAAGAAGCAAGGATAATTTTAGAGCGGCCTTCATAGCAAATCAACAATTTTCCAATAACCAAGGCGGTAGATTGGCTGCGGAGGCATACCCGAAGGTGGCTCCACGGCTCTTCTCCCGAAAGCAATGAACCTTAAATTGCGGTGGCAGGTCTTCTGACTTCCCTGGTTCGGAACCTTCCCTTCCGCAAGCGGAAAGTGGCGTTTTCTCCGAATTGCCGCATTCCACGATTGCGACAGGGTTACAGCAGCGGGGACTGCTCCAGATTTACACTGGATTCCCTATTAAAGCGGTCAACAATCATGCAAACCGCTACCACAGCAGCACAAAGATAGACCTCTAAATGAAAATTGACAATCAATTATAGACAAACCTGACCCCGATTGGTGCTTTCAAGTGCCTTGAAGGACAGACGGTTTGGCATTCCTCTTGGAGGGAGAATATTAATTTTGGTTGGGAATGTTTAACTTTATCTGGAACTTCTGGTTGTTTGCTGTAGATGAAGAATGCAATTGTCGTCCTGTTTTGCTGTGTTGCTTTGGCAACCAACGTTCGTGCACAACGTCCTGAGAGCATTCGTTTCAGTGATTTTGAGGCATTGACGCAGGTAGACAATGACACCCTTTATGTATTGAATTTCTGGAGTACCTGGTGTCGGCCTTGCGTCGCGGAAATGCCTTATTTTGACCGTGCACAGCGGGAATTGGAGTCTCAAAAGGTGAAAGTGATCTTTTTGAGCTTGGATTTCAAGGCACAATTCGAATCCCATTTGGTTCCATTCCTCGCCAAGAAGAATTTGTATTCCAAGGTGTTGTTTTTGGATGAACCCAAATTTGACGGCTACATCGACAAGGTCGATCCGAAATGGTCGGGTTCGATTCCGGCCACGCTGTTTGTCCAGCATTCGAAGGGGATTCGGCAATTTCATGAAGGAGACTATACCTACGAAGATCTGATTACTACTATCAATTCGCTTTTATCGACAAAGGAAAATGAAAAAAACTAGCATTGTTTTGATGGCGTTGGCATTGTTCACGCTACTGAATTTCACAGCAAAAGCCCAAGTGGATGCTGATTTGGTCGGCAAGGAAGCTCCGGCATTTTCGTTGAAAAACATCGACGGAAAAACCGTTTCCCTCGACAAATTCCCGAATGCCAAAGGCATGATTGTGATTTTTACCTGCAATCATTGCCCTTATTCGGTGCTTTATGAGGATCGGATCATCGCTTTGGACGCCAAGTACAAGGCGGCAGGCTACCCCGTCGTAGCCATTAACCCCAACGATATCAAGCAGTATCCTGACGACAGCCCTGCCAACATGAAGAAGCGTGCCAAGGCAAAAGGATTCACTTTCCCTTATCTTTTTGATGAAACACAAGCTTCTGCCAAAGCCTATGGAGCGACCCGCACCCCGCATGTGTATTTGCTGCAAAATGAAAATGGCAAGTTTATCGTGCGTTATGTAGGCGCGATCGACGACAATGCACAGGATGCAACGGCAGTCGGTACCAAGTATTTGGAGGAGGCTATCGCCAAATTGGAATCAGGTCAGTCCCCTGAGCCGCAGTTTACCAAGGCAATTGGTTGCGGCATCAAATGGAAAAAGGACGCAGCTGCGACCAATTAATCACCGAGAATTCGCCGGAAACGGCAAAAGAAAAAGCACCAATGCACGATTTGCCTCAGGCGGTCGTGCATTGGTGCTTTTAGCTGAGATGACTCAGCAAGGAATTATTTCCTGTTGGGGACGACTTTGGGCGCAGACATCTGCGGCTTGGTGTTCCCATAAACACCTTTGTATTTTGGGCGGTGAACAATCGTCACGCTCCTGTCACCTGCGTTGGTGCGGCGCACGCGCATGTAGCCTCTTCCGCAGCCCGTTGCCAACATCAGTGAAGCAACCATTACGAAGGCCATGCCATATCCAATAAACTTCTGCATTTCTTTTGCTTTTGGACGAAGATAAAGATTTCTCTGCAAATACTACAAATTCGGGGAATGCTCAGCTCACTTCTTCTCAAAGCGTGCAAAGAGGAATTCGCCCTTCAATTCACCTAGGAGGATTGTGAAAACCTTGGTTTTCATCTTCTCATCTGTGAATTCAATATCCCAATAAAAGTACCTTTCGTTCACTGCATTGACGATCCGGAAGTTGGTCGCATTCCAGATCACCGTCTTTTCCAGGATGTGATGGATGTAATTGACGGTATTTTCCAGATCGAGGCGCTCATAACTGTCTTGCATGTTCACTTTGACTTTCATGGTGCGGTTCGGTTCGCGTCCCGCATACAAGGACATCCGGCCAAAGGATTCATAATTGCGTGCTTGGGCATATTTGAGCGCCTTTTCGACCGCGAGCTTGGTCCCGGCTTCTGCTTTTTCCTTGGCTGTCAAGGGTTGTTCATTGGCACCAACGCCGACGACCTGAGCGCCGGCAATCTGGAAAAATGCCGCGAACAACACAATTGGGAACAAAATCGCCAGTTTTCTCATCTTGTTTTGCATTCTCTGAGAGATTCAGGGAATGAAGTTATAAAAACTATGCCAGAATCAACTCAATCGCTTAATTGTTCCTGGAATATTCCGGTTTGGACTTTAATCAATGTCTCCCAAAAGGTATTGAGTACCAATTTTCAGGAATGCGAAGACCTTCTCGTCATTTTCCCCGTCTTGATAGTGCAGGGCTACTTTCCAGATCAACCATTCTCCTTCCCGTTCTTTCTCAGTCGCAAATTCCAAGTATTCATGTGCCTGTAGTCCAGTGACCAACACTTGCAGCTTCGCGCATTCTTTTTCCGCAGCAAGCTGCTCTTCAGGAATTTCATAACGCAGGCCGCGGTGCCAGGCATCGTTTCCATCTCCCTCTCGGTAAACAAGTAGCGGAGCCATGCCGTTGCAGTCTCCGAGTCTTGCTTTTTGCAAAATCGAATCCAAGGCTGCTTTGACAGGCTCGCCATCGGCAGACGTGGTGTTGCTCTCGATTGCAGAATCTTGTGCTACGATGGTTTTTGCAGCCTCAGCCGGTTTGGGCTGTGGTGATGGTTTGCAGGCGAATCCAAATGCACTCAGCAGCAAGATGCCCAAGACGTACCGTAGTTTCATGCCGCAAATCAACGGGAATTCCTGATCCTTTCCAGCAATAATTGGGCTTCTTTGGCCTCATTGGATTCTGGCTCTGACAATTCGAGGGATGTTTTTGCTGATTTTTCAGCGGCATCGAGATCTCCATTCTTCAATTGCAAGGAGGCCAAGGTGTGATGGTTCCAACTTGCAGGCTGGATTTCGGTGGAGCGTTGCGCCCATTTTTGGGCAAGTTTGTGGGCTTCTTGCTGCTGTAAATGCTCGTGAAAGGCCCAAGCGGCATCGTTGTAGAGGGCAGCGTCGTCGCCCTTGTAGATTGCAAACAGCGCCTCGGCTGATTTTTGGTAGGCCACCCAATTTTTCCCGGCGTGATGGTAGGCGAGTTCGGCTTGCAGCATGACTTGGTTGGCCTCGGATGGCTCCCAAAGCTGTTGCGCGGCTTTTTTGCAGGCGGCAAAAAGTTGTCCATTTTGGGCCGTTGCGGCATCGTTCAAACTTTTGCTGAAGACGCCGCCGAGAAATTCCTGCAGGGGAGCCTCGCCAAATTGTTGCACAAAAGCTGCTTTGTTGGTCAATACGTGTTGGTACTCGGCGTCGGTGACCGACTGCGTGCCGATGGTGGCAATGATCCAATTTTCAGTTTCCATGAGGGCTTCCCTTGGGATTTTTTTAAGGTATTCGCGGCATTGAACGTGCACGTCGTGACCGGCGGCATCCATTTCGATGAGATAGCGTTGGACGAAGGCAGGCTCGCGGTAGCCGGTATTGTACCGCGCTGTCCGGCTGTCGAGATGCAACGTTTTGTTGCGGGCTGCTGTCGCCATTGCGAGCATTTCGTCGTGGTCGTGCAGCTTTTTCTCGCGGTATTGGGCATTGCCCTTGCTGTCGAAAAAGATGAATTCGGGAATGCTCAGAACCCGCACACCAGCAAAATAGGGGCTGGATTCGAGCTGTTGGGCATCGAGCCGAAAGCTCACAAAGTAGGGGTTGAAGGCATCGCCGATTTCCTTTTCGACAAAAATGTCCTTTTCCATGATCTCGCAAACTTCAAGGACGTCCCCGCAGACAAACAGCATCAACATTTTTCCTTGTTTGGCCGCCTTGGCTTGCGCCGCTTCAAATTCGCCGGATTCAAATTGGATACCTTGGGCCGTGGCAACCAACGAGAGCCCGAGTGAAACTAGCAGGAAGAAGAGTAAACGCGTGGTATTCATGCCATCCGAAGGTGTTTTACCCATTAAGAATGCAGATGTGTTGGAAAAATACACAAAGCGCCCGTCAAATTCGATGCACCAAGCCTCTTCGTTGATTTTTTTCCTACCTTGACCGCGATACAGGTGTTTTTTTGGCAACCAACGCTAAAACGACATTCATCGCGTGTAGGATTATTTTAGAAGAATGAAGCTAGGACAGGCGCAGGTATTTCTGCACCAAAACACGATTTGGCTCATCAGGGGCTTGGGAGCGTTTGTGGGATTGATATTGCCACCTTATCGCTATCTTTTTCCTGAAGCGTCTTTTGATCCGATGTGGATGCGATGGGCGCTGTCGGCTATCATCTTTTCCGTCATCATTGCCAGTTTCGTATCTGCACGTGTGCGGCGCAAAGCCATGCCTGCGACCTATTTGTTTTGCATTCTGTTGACGGTCTGGATGCTGGTATTGGCATTTGCGAATGGCCTTGCACAATCCTACGCTTCGAGCTATCAAATCATGCTTTTTGCTTCCCTGATTTTGATGCGTGACTGGCGATGGCTCCTGCCCGTGGTCGTTTTGCATACGATTGGGGTCATTGTCGGTGCATTGTTGGTTGAGAATCCAGTTTTTAGTCCATTGACCTTTGCAGTGATGGCGATCACCATTTTGCTGATTGCGAGTGCGGGAATTGCCACGGGTTGGTTGGAATATTGGTCGGTAAGCCAGCGAGAATTGCGGTTGAGGTCCATCAATCGCGCAGCCTTTGGTACGGCAACCGATGCGATCGTCGTGACAGATGTTTCTGGTGAGGTGCTGACCTACAATGCTGTATTCCATAACTTCTGGCGAAACGGCGATGAAAAACCGGGGGATTCTACGGTTTCCTCTTGGATTCCGCTGTTGCAAGGGAAGCTCCTTGACCCAAGCCAAATTCTGAGAATCAACTCAGAAGCCCATTTGGAACCAACCAAGAACATTTCAGAATTGTTGGCCTTGCGCGATGGGCGTTTTGTAAAACTGCGGTCCCAGCCCGTGATCGAAAACGAGGAGACCTTGGGTCGAATTTGGTTTTTCAGGGATGTGACCAAATCGAGGCGAAATGCCGAGGCCATGGAGCAGGCTCACGAACGGCTGCGCCGCCAAAATGCGGCCCTCGTCAAACTCTCGCTGCACGAAGAAATGTTGGGGAGTGACTTTGAGGCTGCCTTGCGCTTGGTGACCCAAGAAGTCGTTTATTCTTTGGACGCCGACCGGGGTGCTGTTTGGCGACTTGAAAATGCCAACCAACAATTGGTCTGCGAAGACATCTTTTTTAGGGCACTGGACATCCATCAGAAAGGCACGGTCGTCTCCGCCGGCCAAAGCCCCGCCTATTTTGAGAAGCTCGCCACGGAACGTGTCATTCATATTCCCCATGCAAATCGAAATCCGCTGACAAAAGGATTCCAACTTCCTTACCTCGTGGGTGAAAGGGAGCGCAACGTGTTGGATGTGCCATTGCGCATCGCCGGCCGGCTGCATGGTGTGCTATCCGCGGAGCGAGAAGGTCAGGATTGGACCATCGAAGACCAGCAATTCCTAGCCTCTGTCGGCGATTTGCTGGCCGTGTTTTTTGAATCCTTGGAACGCAGGAAGGCCGAAACTCAGCTTGCCAACTCGATCGCCTTGCTCAAGGCCGTCTTTGAAAGCACGGGGGTCGGTATACTCGTGACCCGGCCCGACCGCACGTTGATCGATTGCAACAATACCTACTTGAACATTTTTGATCTGGACCGCGATTTTGCCTTCAACGGCGAACCAGACGAAGTCATCGCCGCAAGCAGGCGCCAATTGGTGGATTCAACCTCGGTGGTTCAATCAATGCGCTTCCTGATGTCCAATCCGGACCAAAACCATACGGAAAACCTCGTATTCAA
Proteins encoded in this window:
- a CDS encoding SUMF1/EgtB/PvdO family nonheme iron enzyme, with amino-acid sequence MKIWGQIWRVLFCLGFVLVNNAVFSNNLRFGTVSCDRTSLQTTISWDNGWNLPNGTGNHDAVWLFAKIKPALGEWQHLRFSTTPAAHFCGNPGLLSLETAQNGEGIMVRNVGNGAGNLTSVSLNLAFEEKLSPGIYEIQVFGIEMAFVPESPFWVGDGSSNFALHDSANGQPYFLTSENAIPSDALGADGGKAPAATIPSAYPKGFAGFYLMKYELSQAQYVDFLNTLTFEQQKARTASDPEGATGTLALAGVNANRSAVVLAAHGHPGESTARYACNLDGGANNGDQDGQNRACNWLSWPDLAAYLDWAALRPITELEYEKACRGNLAPESGEFAWGTPEIVDANAVLNDGSPAEGVSDSATFNAGLGSHGYNGPQGPLRCGFGANSASDRLQAGAGFYGHMELSGNLWELCVSARTTGLNFQGGLGDGTISPTGEANVNDWPGPEGVGFKGGAWNSGIIPGFRDLAVSDRFYIDWASDVRRNTAGGRGAR
- a CDS encoding T9SS type A sorting domain-containing protein, whose protein sequence is MGSTLVSVAWDITEFDSLTVFPNLVSSGDIVFIAVQGIRSKLEILTHDVGGNLVWQSEQWNLDESVIIEMPTENLAAGVYVLEIRVDGFAEKRKIVVQRK
- a CDS encoding TonB-dependent receptor, giving the protein MSSWLRILGLICCLLGSLPSNAQVDSMRSKPDAVFSTEESDTPDIESTYLTSPLEAVIIRTHWGPQNSVTGAHYWISDSLTQANGKMGSVADILREMPSLSLKRYAPGGLSSPTMRGTGAGHTQIYWEGLPLNSPMLGQQDFALSGGGLFNHVEARYGGNSLVQGSGGLGGAILLGSAPQVQYFKPALISYSQQVSSFRNLSSNLGLQFAGKRFSSSTKLYWNSGRNDFPFVNTGQAGEPVQRLENAAIRQLGGMQEIQGFVKRNDFNLKVWTFASERELPPTMLSGNTRESQSDRAVRAMLRWRKYIPQAYIQTNVAYFRESLTYRNPTAGILAPSSFDRFIAESQYVRHSGGEPAFKFQNAGLRFVHDQARSDGFTLAAQQNLWSTFAHGELTLGKKKTSKIGLVLREELYNQRLSPLLGLLGCSFGNKTRLSGSISRNYRYPTLNDRYWVPGGNPDLRPEQSLSGEFSILRWLPWTENGILEYSLGGYWNEVDDWILWLPGNGNIWSPENVQHVQARGIEANFHWKGPFQNIYPWMYHDISVNYNFNDSRNQDGDLLIYTPRHNATFRLGLQWARWSLQYFQDWNSRRYTTADNSDFIPGFSTADVSVGCRLGKAVELQEYRSPTKEKVQMNPHLFKHFHLQAGVRNLWNAQFQTVAWRPMPGRSYFLRLDVDLWKQRGGIENGEWKMENGDS
- a CDS encoding T9SS type A sorting domain-containing protein translates to MKAALKLSLLLSLLIGSAHVVLAQAPSQVIVANGGIGGDSNLVHMAAWNLGTGNYSVFDSIEAGSVQSVFIWGRDAYVCADSMLIRYNLDTYQREASAVIKGVRRVAVWEDKVLVSKGVGAIGDHFEVRYAANLGPCFGVPTIGGNCNGVVVVGDTGYVANPVSFVNTTGNLAVVDMRGAALHRVMDMDTMGKFIDRLYVHEGKVVSTNIVKFNNPLWGWISQYDIANGTFTHHKVNMPLSQGAGIDNGKLYANFGGNVGGFDLASGQLTDPVVVPGTWTAMVLDSVNNRFYLSRSDLETYGWLIQFDYNGTRLDSVETGVSPVALAVDYNMTVGNQPRNNANFIKAYPQPFADELIVDLRHVKSPAQQVTIHDLAGKLIYTTKVAGNEFLKIELPHLAAGAYILTLRTRAEALTLKVIKTPK
- the crcB gene encoding fluoride efflux transporter CrcB; its protein translation is MMEWLAVFLGGGMGSLARLGMGKWLGTTAAGFPLATFLTNIVACLILGFVAGFVSNKFQIHPVLRIGITAGFCGGFSTFSTFSLESVGLWESGKLALMAVYVVASVAVCFLGIGIGQWLGRQFA